The DNA window GCACCTCCAGCACGCCCAGCCCGTCCTCTTCGCCCACCACGTCCTGGCCCACGTCCAGTCCCTGTCCCGGGACGCGGAGCGGCTGCGGCAGTGGGACGAGCGGACGGCCGTGTCGCCGTACGGATCGGGCGCCCTGGCCGGTTCGTCCCTCGGCCTGGACCCGGAGGCGGTCGCCGCCGACCTCGGCTTCGAGCACGGTTCCTCGGGCAACTCCATCGACGGCACGGCGTCGCGCGACTTCGTCGCCGAGTTCGCCTTCATCACCGCGATGATCGGCGTCAACCTCTCGCGGATCGCGGAAGAGATCATCATCTGGAACACGAAGGAGTTCTCCTTCGTCACCCTCCACGACGCCTTCTCCACCGGCTCCTCGATCATGCCGCAGAAGAAGAACCCGGACATCGCCGAGCTCGCGCGCGGCAAGTCCGGCCGCCTCATCGGCAACCTGACCGGCCTGATGGCGACGCTGAAGGCCCTCCCTCTCGCGTACAACCGCGACCTCCAGGAGGACAAGGAGCCGGTCTTCGACTCCTGCGACACGCTCGAAGTCCTGCTGCCCGCCTTCACCGGCATGATGGCCACGCTCACCGTCAACCGCGAGCGCATGGAGGAACTGGCGCCGGCCGGCTTCTCGCTCGCCACCGACATCGCGGAGTGGCTGGTCCGGCAGGGCGTGCCGTTCCGGGTCGCCCACGAGGTCGCGGGCGAGTGCGTCAAGGAGTGCGAGCAGCAGGGCATCGAGCTCGACCAGCTCAGCGACGAGCAGTTCGCCAAGATCTCCCCGCACCTCACCCCCGAGGTGCGTACGGTCCTGAACGTCGCCGGCGCCCTCGCCTCCCGCAACGGCCGCGGCGGCACCGCGCCTTCGGCGGTCGCGATCCAGCTCGCCGAGGTGAAGGCCGACTTGGCGGAGCAGCACGCCTGGGCCACCGCCAAGAACTGAACCTCGCGGTCCGGTTGAGTACGGTAGTGAGCGACCGTACTCGACCGACCCTGCGGGGAGGCCCCGATGCCCTTTGCCCGGCTGGCTGCGGCTACCACTGCCACCGCCCACTTCGGACTCGGCCTCGCGGCCGTCGGCCGTCCGGCGTACATCACGCCCGGCCGGGACCGTGATCTGCCTGCCGGCCGCACCCCGGACGCCCTGCGCGAGTGCGCCCACGAACTGCTGGACGCCGCCTACGCGCAGGGCGTGCGCTACCTGGACGTCGCGCGTTCGTACGGCCGTGCGGAGGAGTTCCTCGGGGAGTGGCTGCGCGCCAGGCCCGAGGTCCAGGACGTGGTGATCGGCAGCAAGTGGGGCTACACGTACACCGCCGACTGGCGTACGGACGCCGACGTCCACGAGGTCAAGGACCACAGCTTGGCGGCCTTCGAACGGCAGTACGCCGAGACCGCCGCCCTGCTGGGCGACCGCCTCGACCTGTACCAGATCCACTCGGTCACCCCCGACAGCCCGGCGCTCACAGACCCGGCGCTGCACGCCCGGCTGGCGGAGCTGGCCGCCGGTGGCGTCACCGTCGGCATCTCCACGAGCGGTCCCGGCCAGGCCGAAGCCATCCGGTCGGCGCTCGCCGTGACGGTCGACGGCGAGCCGCTGTTCCGTACGGTCCAGGCGACGTACAACCTGCTGGAGACCTCGGCGGGGCCGGCGCTGGCCGAGGCTCACGAGGCGGGCCTCACCGTGATCGTGAAAGAGGCCCTGGCGAACGGCAGGCTCGCCGGACCCGCCGCCCCGGCCGCGCTGCGCGCCGTAGCCGGGGAGACCGGCTTCTCGTGCGACGCCGTCGCCATGGCGGTGATCCTGCGGCTGCCCTGGGCGGGCGTCGTCCTGTCCGGCGCGGCGACCGCGGTCCAGCTGGTCTCCAACGTGCACGCCGCGGTGGTGGACCTGGACGACAGTCACATGGCCCGTCTGGCGGAGTCGGTGGAGGAGCCGGGGGCGTACTGGAAGCACCGCTCGGAACTGCCCTGGAGCTGAGCCGTTACCCGGTGCGCGAGACATTAATGTCTCATTCGGGTTATTGTTGTCTCATGACTGTCGATCGCGAGCAGGTGCTCCGCACCGCGGCCGCCCTCCTCTCCCGCAAGGCGACCGCGACCATGGACGAGGTCGCCAAGTCGGCCGGCATCGGCCGGGCCACCCTGCACCGCCACTTCGCCGGTCGCGAGGCCCTGGTCAAGGCCCTCGAAGGGCTCGGCATCCGTGAGTTCGAGGCGGCGCTCGACGCGGCCCGGCTGAACGAGGGAACCGCCGAGGAAGGGCTGCGCCGCCTGATCGCCGAGATCGAGCCCGCCGCCGGTCTGCTCGCCTTCCTCGTCACGGAGAACCAGCTCTTCGAAGGCGCACAGGTCCACGAGGGATGGGGCCGTCTGGACGCCCGCGTCTCCGCTCATTTCCGGCGCGGCCAGCAGCAGGGCGAGTTCCGGATCGACCTCACTCCGGCCTGGCTGACCGAGGCGCTGTACGGGCTCATCGGCACCGGCGCGTGGGCCGTCCAGGACGGCCGGGTGGCGGCGAAGGACTTCCAGTACATGATCGTCGAGTTGCTGCTCGGCGGAGCACGTCGGAACGTGGAGCAATGACCAGTAGCGGCCGGCACCAGATGGCGCGGAGCGCCGTCCACCATCCCGGCCGCTGGCTCGCGCTCGGCGTGCTCGTGCTCGCCGTGCTGCTCGTCGCCGTCGACGCGACCGTACTCGGCCTCGCGACGCCCTTCCTCAGCGAGGACCTCCAGCCCTCCGGCACCCAACTGCTGTGGATCGGTGACGTCTACTCGTTCGTCATCGCCGGCCTGCTCGTCTCGATGGGCAGCCTCGGCGACCGGATCGGGCGCAAGAAGCTGCTGCTGTGCGGCGCCGTCGCGTTCGGCGCCGTCTCGGTGCTCAACGCGTACGCCAGCAGCCCCGAGATGATGATCCTCGCCCGCGCGCTGCTCGGCGTGGCAGGCGCGACGCTGATGCCCTCCACGCTCGCGCTCATCCGCAACATCTTCCACGACGCCGAGGAACGCAGCTTCGCCATCGGCATCTGGGGCGCCGCCGCCTCGGCCGGCGCGGCCGTCGGCCCGGTGGTGGGCGGCTTCCTCCTGGAGAACTTCTGGTGGGGCTCGGTCTTCCTCATCAACGTGCCCGTGATGCTGGTCCTGGTCCTCGTCGGCATCAAACTGCTGCCCGAGTCCAAGGACCCGGCGCCCGGCCCCTGGGACCTGCTCAGCGTCGGGCTCTCACTCGTCGGCATGGTCGGCTTCGTGTACGCCGTCAAAGAGGCGGCGGCACACGGCCTCGCCTGGGGGACCGGGCTCACCGGGCTGGCCGGACTGGCGGCGCTCTTCTGGTTCGTACGGCGCCAGCTCACCCTCCCCTCGCCGCTGCTGGACATGCGGCTCTTCCACCACCGGGGGTTCTCGGGCGCGGTCCTCGCCGACCTGCTGACCATCCTCGGCCTGTCCGGCCTGGTCTTCTTCCTCTCGCAGTTCCTGCAACTCGTCCAGGAGCGCTCCCCCCTGGAATCGGGCCTCATCGAGCTGCCCGCAGCGGCCGGCGCGGTGGCCGCCGGTCTGGCGGCCGGCTACGTAGCGCGCAGGGTCTCGGTCCGCAGCGCGGTGACCAGCGGCCTGGTGGCGCTCGGACTCGGTCTGTTGACCTGCACCATCGTCACGGCGGACACCGACGTGCCGCTGCTCGTCGCGGCCATGGTCGTCGGCGGCATCGGGGCGGGACTGGCCTTCACCGTGACGGCGGACGTCATCCTCTCCAGCGTCCCCAAAGAGCAGGCGGGAGCCGCCTCGGCCGTCTCCGAGACGGCGTACGAACTGGGCGCGGCGCTCGGCATCGCGCTGCTCGGCTCGATCGTGACCGCCATCTACCGCAGCTTCACGGTGCCCCCGGACACCCCCGCCGAGGTGGCCGACGCCGCGCACGACTCCCTCGGCGGAGCCGTGGAGGCGGCGGAGTCCCTCCCGGCCGACCAGGCCGCCGCGCTCATCTCGGCGGCGCAGGACGCGTTCACGGACGGCTTCCAGGCGGGGGCGTGGGTGGGGTCGGTGGTGCTGTTCGCGACAGCGGTCGCGGCGTGGTTCATGCTGCGCGGCCAGAAGCTGGCGAAGGGCATCGTCGACGACATCGAGTGAGGCGTGCGGTGCCCGAGGCAGCCGCGAAGGCGGCGCGGGCGGCGCGCGGAAAGGGGCCGGGGCACCCGTCGGTGCCCCGGCCCCCGGCCGTACGGTGACGCCGCCTCGGGCGGCTCCGCTCAGGCGGCCTTCGCCTTGGTGGCGTACATGTCGACGTACTCCTGGCCGGACAGCCGCATGACCTCGGCCATCACCGAGTCCGTCACCGCGCGCAGCACGTAGCGGTCGCGGTCCATGCCCTCGTAGCGCGAGAACTCCATCGGCTCACCGAAGCGCACCGTCACCTTGCCGGGACGCGGCAGGCCCGCGCCGCCCGGCTGGAGCTTGTCCGTACCGATCATCGCGAACGGCACCACCGGCGCGCCGGTCATCAGGGTGAGGCGGGCGATGCCCGTCCGGCCCCGGTAGAGGCGGCCGTCGGGGGAGCGGGTGCCCTCCGGGTAGATCGAGAAGATCTTGCCCTCCTCGAGCACCCGGCGGCCCGTCATCAGCGCCGCGACACCGCCGCGGCCACCGTCCCGGTCCACCGGGATCATGCCGCAGCTGGTGAAGAACCAGGCCATCAGCCGGCCCTTCAGCCCCTTGCCGGTGACGTACTCGTCCTTGCCGATGTAGTACACCTGCCGGTCGCAGCAGATCGGCATGATCATCGAGTCGATGAACGTCAGATGGTTGCCCGCCAGGATGACCGGACCGGTCCCGGGAATGTTCTGGGCGCCCTCCACCTGTGGGCGGAACATCAGGCGCAGGATCGGTCCGAGCACTGCCTTGATGAGCGCGAGACGGGACAACGGTTCCTCCGGTGTCGTGGCCGGGTGAGGCTGTCGGCCTGTTCTGGATGAAGTCTGTGCAGGTGAGGACGATACTCGCCGTGTCCGCCCGACCGCACATCGGGTTCATCACATCGATACGCAGTGTTGACGTGTGTTTCCGGTCCGTTCCGTCCACAGTCTCGTCCGCGTAAGACGTAGGCGCCTACGATCGGGCCCTTCATTCTTGGCAGGTGCGGGACATTCGCGGGACATCTGCGGGAACTGACGGAGGAGCGTTCATGACACAGGGCGGACAGCGGAATCCCGGGCGGCGCACGGTTATCGGCGCGGCCGTACTCGGGGCCGGGGGCGTCACCCTCGGACTGCCGGGCACCGCGGGCGCCGCCGGGAGCGAGGGGGACGGCCGGGGCCACACCTCCTACCGTGACCTCCCCGTACCGACCGTCGTGGCGCACCGCGGAGCCAGCGGCTACCGCCCCGAACACACCATCGGCTCGTACCAGCTCGCCCTCGACATGGGCGCGCACGTCATCGAGCAGGACCTCGTCCCCACCAAGGACGGGCACCTCGTCTGCCGCCACGAGAACGACATCACCGGGACCACGGACGTCGCGGCGCACCCCGAGTTCGCGTCCCGCAAGGCGACGAAGTCCGTCGACGGCGTGTCGCTCACCGGCTGGTTCACCGAGGACTTCACCCTCGCCGAGCTCAAGACGCTGCGCGCCAAGGAGCGGATCCCGGGCACCCGGCAGGAGAACACCCTGTACGACGGCCGCTGGACGATCCCCACCTTCGAGGAGGTGCTGCGCTGGGCCGAGCAGGAGGGCCGCGCCCGGGGCCGGCGGATCTGGCTGCACATCGAGACCAAGCACCCCACGTACTTCCGCGGCCGCGGCCTCGGCCTCGAAGAGCCCCTGGCCAAGCTGCTGCGCACGTACGGCCGCCACAAGAAGAACTCGCCCAACTTCCTCCAGTCCTTCGAGCCCGGCAGCATGCGGCGCATGGCCGGGCTGGTCGCGGCGCCGCGCGTCGTACTCCTGTCCGGCGCCGCCACCCGGCCCTGGGACTTCCAGGTGGCCGGAGACCCGCGCACCGTCGCCGACCTGGTGAAGCCCGAGGGGCTGAAGTGGATCGCCGACTTCGCCCAGGGGATCGGCCCCACTCTCGACCTCATCATCCCCAAGGACGCCACGGGCAAGCTGGGGGCGCCGACGACGCTCGTACGGGACGCTCACGCGCGGGGGCTGATACTCCACCCGTACACGATGCGCAACGAGAACACCTTCCTGCCCGCGGACTTCAGGCGCGGCACCGATCCGGCGGCGTACGGAGACGCGTTCGGCGCCTTCAAGCGCTACTTCGAACAGGGCATCGACGGCATCTTCTCCGACCACCCGGACACCGCGCTGCTGGCGGCGGAGGACTTCGCGCGCGAGCGCTGACGGGAGCGCGGGGAGGGCCGCGTGTCCACGGACGGGTGACTGTGGCGCCGTACGGCAACCGCCGGCCGCCGGCCTCACGTCCCGCCTGGCATGACCCTCCCCGTGATCATCCCCGT is part of the Streptomyces agglomeratus genome and encodes:
- the argH gene encoding argininosuccinate lyase gives rise to the protein MSSNNGDVRLWGGRFADGPAEALAKLSASVHFDWRLAPYDTAGSRAHARVLHKAGLLTEDELRRMHAGLDQLAADVADGSFVGTIADEDVHTALERGLLERLGADLGGKLRAGRSRNDQVATLFRMYLRDHARIIGGLLAELQDALVGLAEAHSDVAMPGRTHLQHAQPVLFAHHVLAHVQSLSRDAERLRQWDERTAVSPYGSGALAGSSLGLDPEAVAADLGFEHGSSGNSIDGTASRDFVAEFAFITAMIGVNLSRIAEEIIIWNTKEFSFVTLHDAFSTGSSIMPQKKNPDIAELARGKSGRLIGNLTGLMATLKALPLAYNRDLQEDKEPVFDSCDTLEVLLPAFTGMMATLTVNRERMEELAPAGFSLATDIAEWLVRQGVPFRVAHEVAGECVKECEQQGIELDQLSDEQFAKISPHLTPEVRTVLNVAGALASRNGRGGTAPSAVAIQLAEVKADLAEQHAWATAKN
- a CDS encoding aldo/keto reductase; translated protein: MPFARLAAATTATAHFGLGLAAVGRPAYITPGRDRDLPAGRTPDALRECAHELLDAAYAQGVRYLDVARSYGRAEEFLGEWLRARPEVQDVVIGSKWGYTYTADWRTDADVHEVKDHSLAAFERQYAETAALLGDRLDLYQIHSVTPDSPALTDPALHARLAELAAGGVTVGISTSGPGQAEAIRSALAVTVDGEPLFRTVQATYNLLETSAGPALAEAHEAGLTVIVKEALANGRLAGPAAPAALRAVAGETGFSCDAVAMAVILRLPWAGVVLSGAATAVQLVSNVHAAVVDLDDSHMARLAESVEEPGAYWKHRSELPWS
- a CDS encoding TetR/AcrR family transcriptional regulator; the protein is MTVDREQVLRTAAALLSRKATATMDEVAKSAGIGRATLHRHFAGREALVKALEGLGIREFEAALDAARLNEGTAEEGLRRLIAEIEPAAGLLAFLVTENQLFEGAQVHEGWGRLDARVSAHFRRGQQQGEFRIDLTPAWLTEALYGLIGTGAWAVQDGRVAAKDFQYMIVELLLGGARRNVEQ
- a CDS encoding MFS transporter, with the protein product MTSSGRHQMARSAVHHPGRWLALGVLVLAVLLVAVDATVLGLATPFLSEDLQPSGTQLLWIGDVYSFVIAGLLVSMGSLGDRIGRKKLLLCGAVAFGAVSVLNAYASSPEMMILARALLGVAGATLMPSTLALIRNIFHDAEERSFAIGIWGAAASAGAAVGPVVGGFLLENFWWGSVFLINVPVMLVLVLVGIKLLPESKDPAPGPWDLLSVGLSLVGMVGFVYAVKEAAAHGLAWGTGLTGLAGLAALFWFVRRQLTLPSPLLDMRLFHHRGFSGAVLADLLTILGLSGLVFFLSQFLQLVQERSPLESGLIELPAAAGAVAAGLAAGYVARRVSVRSAVTSGLVALGLGLLTCTIVTADTDVPLLVAAMVVGGIGAGLAFTVTADVILSSVPKEQAGAASAVSETAYELGAALGIALLGSIVTAIYRSFTVPPDTPAEVADAAHDSLGGAVEAAESLPADQAAALISAAQDAFTDGFQAGAWVGSVVLFATAVAAWFMLRGQKLAKGIVDDIE
- a CDS encoding lysophospholipid acyltransferase family protein — its product is MSRLALIKAVLGPILRLMFRPQVEGAQNIPGTGPVILAGNHLTFIDSMIMPICCDRQVYYIGKDEYVTGKGLKGRLMAWFFTSCGMIPVDRDGGRGGVAALMTGRRVLEEGKIFSIYPEGTRSPDGRLYRGRTGIARLTLMTGAPVVPFAMIGTDKLQPGGAGLPRPGKVTVRFGEPMEFSRYEGMDRDRYVLRAVTDSVMAEVMRLSGQEYVDMYATKAKAA
- a CDS encoding glycerophosphodiester phosphodiesterase; translation: MTQGGQRNPGRRTVIGAAVLGAGGVTLGLPGTAGAAGSEGDGRGHTSYRDLPVPTVVAHRGASGYRPEHTIGSYQLALDMGAHVIEQDLVPTKDGHLVCRHENDITGTTDVAAHPEFASRKATKSVDGVSLTGWFTEDFTLAELKTLRAKERIPGTRQENTLYDGRWTIPTFEEVLRWAEQEGRARGRRIWLHIETKHPTYFRGRGLGLEEPLAKLLRTYGRHKKNSPNFLQSFEPGSMRRMAGLVAAPRVVLLSGAATRPWDFQVAGDPRTVADLVKPEGLKWIADFAQGIGPTLDLIIPKDATGKLGAPTTLVRDAHARGLILHPYTMRNENTFLPADFRRGTDPAAYGDAFGAFKRYFEQGIDGIFSDHPDTALLAAEDFARER